In Elusimicrobium sp. An273, one genomic interval encodes:
- a CDS encoding DUF4339 domain-containing protein: protein MRYWVYINDKVDGPYEEDKLVTLQGFTPDTLICAEEIAAGGSQEWVKASSIFEFDQVQQPANQPLPAEEVFNTQTAHSEPLASEKTLRVENAANGDVNKLLLEKIDFLTREITGLQEKLDDMKNKLDAAILSSHYTQPAAAQSYSAPQANDQHTITLTRQDVNEENEDALITNTESLVSQAENIVAAANQEEKPLDMLGPVDLGDKKQDATPTEVSLGSKAEEEVVLRSALDSLYNAKTVQTQEEKESTFQDLLTPQQAKILAEQAAPAPAEEAHKPTLDEALKEVQKADEALTAHEAEKDALLKELTAEPKEDVLDQVIKEREEEKKAETFKMAQAAAVGAAAGVAAAAALHPAEESEKKEEVPGLETVEEAAAEPVEEKKTLDFTDENASPALSIAPDRAEPEKQEEVKPASEMPADVPAEQTPAQTQPDDNMPHLSVLPSSDEMPGKTAAPAEEDKKGETVQELVPGAKTEKPDGVLITEEDLNEAFSERNNDSNQSVEQLFGLAPEQTSDKKEEAPAPASQEPQTLPQFSDQTADKPLPMGNPNDLTEIELKEGSTYLISDFVPPAQTNGNELPKEISKLDAKPVEEKVPQQNAQETKPAEVQEMVSPLKQTEKTVEAAADAPKDVTVSQIILENTIKTKRGATLDIKTVPMVPEPAQSDRLHLDNMDDDLNTQHDLKAADVKPAGKTTKLVAGTLVTVVLAALIYVMLAFMNLIPPQFNLLSSEPTAQQVAEQNAQMDEMLGTQAQPAAQPAAQQTPAANPMDTVLDEVKNYPLMNGYTLKQFIEAKHPAAKDLITWDISTAVDPDNYSVLVKVPPENPQSFKISYRFNYNTVTKALDPTISDAKNLLDSAAQGAALPQQPAAQQGQPAMAPMQGGNMTPQPAPAQAAPVTSTVQY from the coding sequence ATGAGATATTGGGTTTATATCAACGACAAAGTAGACGGGCCTTACGAAGAAGATAAACTGGTAACGCTCCAGGGCTTTACCCCAGACACGTTAATCTGCGCCGAAGAAATCGCCGCCGGCGGCAGCCAGGAATGGGTAAAAGCTTCCAGCATTTTTGAATTTGACCAAGTGCAGCAGCCGGCCAACCAGCCGCTTCCCGCCGAAGAAGTGTTCAACACCCAAACGGCCCACAGCGAGCCTTTAGCTTCGGAAAAAACGCTCCGCGTGGAAAACGCGGCCAACGGCGACGTCAATAAATTACTTTTGGAAAAAATTGATTTTTTAACCCGCGAAATTACCGGTTTGCAGGAAAAGCTTGACGATATGAAAAACAAACTGGACGCGGCTATTTTGTCTTCTCACTACACCCAGCCGGCAGCGGCCCAATCTTATTCGGCCCCGCAGGCAAACGACCAGCACACCATCACCCTTACCCGCCAGGATGTAAATGAAGAAAACGAAGACGCCCTGATTACCAATACGGAAAGCCTCGTTTCGCAGGCGGAAAATATCGTTGCCGCGGCCAATCAGGAAGAAAAACCCTTGGATATGCTCGGCCCGGTGGACTTGGGCGATAAAAAGCAAGACGCCACCCCGACGGAAGTTTCGTTGGGCTCCAAAGCCGAAGAAGAAGTCGTCTTGCGCTCGGCGCTGGATTCGCTTTATAACGCCAAAACCGTTCAGACCCAAGAAGAAAAAGAAAGCACCTTCCAGGATTTGCTCACGCCCCAGCAAGCCAAAATTTTGGCCGAACAAGCCGCGCCTGCTCCGGCAGAAGAAGCCCACAAACCCACTTTGGATGAAGCGTTAAAAGAAGTGCAGAAAGCGGACGAAGCGTTAACCGCGCACGAAGCCGAAAAAGACGCTTTGCTTAAAGAACTGACTGCTGAACCCAAAGAAGACGTACTGGATCAGGTCATCAAAGAAAGAGAAGAAGAAAAGAAAGCGGAAACCTTTAAAATGGCGCAGGCAGCCGCCGTGGGCGCCGCGGCCGGAGTAGCGGCTGCAGCCGCTTTGCACCCGGCGGAAGAGTCGGAGAAAAAAGAAGAAGTCCCCGGCTTGGAAACGGTAGAAGAAGCCGCCGCCGAACCGGTGGAAGAAAAGAAAACCCTTGATTTTACCGACGAAAACGCCAGCCCGGCCCTTTCCATTGCGCCCGACCGCGCCGAACCGGAAAAACAGGAAGAAGTAAAACCCGCTTCCGAAATGCCGGCAGACGTACCGGCCGAACAGACCCCGGCGCAAACCCAGCCGGATGACAATATGCCGCATTTATCCGTACTGCCTTCCTCGGATGAAATGCCCGGCAAAACGGCCGCTCCCGCCGAAGAAGACAAAAAAGGAGAAACCGTGCAGGAACTGGTGCCCGGCGCTAAGACGGAAAAGCCGGACGGCGTGCTGATTACGGAAGAAGATTTAAACGAGGCGTTTTCGGAAAGAAACAACGATTCCAACCAGAGCGTTGAACAATTGTTTGGTTTGGCGCCGGAACAAACGTCCGATAAAAAGGAAGAAGCGCCCGCTCCCGCTTCGCAGGAGCCACAGACGTTGCCGCAATTTAGCGACCAAACGGCGGACAAGCCGCTGCCTATGGGCAATCCTAACGACTTGACGGAAATTGAACTCAAAGAAGGTTCCACCTATTTAATTTCCGATTTTGTGCCGCCCGCCCAAACCAACGGCAATGAACTGCCGAAAGAAATTTCCAAATTGGACGCCAAACCGGTGGAAGAAAAAGTGCCGCAGCAAAACGCCCAGGAAACCAAACCGGCTGAAGTGCAGGAAATGGTTTCTCCGTTAAAACAAACGGAAAAAACCGTAGAAGCCGCGGCCGACGCCCCTAAAGACGTGACTGTTTCCCAAATTATTTTGGAAAACACCATTAAAACCAAACGCGGGGCTACGCTGGACATCAAAACCGTACCGATGGTACCGGAACCGGCCCAGTCCGACCGTCTGCATTTGGACAATATGGACGACGACCTCAACACCCAGCACGACTTAAAGGCCGCAGACGTAAAACCGGCCGGCAAAACCACTAAGCTCGTGGCGGGAACGCTGGTAACGGTGGTGCTGGCGGCGTTAATTTATGTAATGCTCGCCTTTATGAATTTAATTCCGCCGCAGTTTAACCTGCTGTCTTCCGAACCGACGGCACAGCAAGTGGCCGAGCAAAATGCCCAAATGGATGAGATGTTAGGCACCCAGGCCCAGCCTGCCGCCCAACCCGCGGCCCAACAAACCCCGGCCGCCAACCCGATGGATACGGTGTTGGACGAGGTGAAGAACTATCCGCTGATGAACGGCTATACGCTTAAGCAGTTTATTGAAGCCAAACACCCCGCGGCGAAGGATCTGATTACGTGGGATATTTCTACGGCCGTAGATCCGGACAATTACTCCGTCTTGGTAAAAGTTCCGCCGGAGAATCCGCAGAGCTTCAAAATCTCCTACCGCTTTAACTACAACACGGTTACCAAAGCGTTAGACCCGACCATTTCGGATGCCAAAAACCTGTTGGACTCGGCAGCGCAAGGCGCCGCCCTGCCGCAACAGCCCGCCGCCCAACAAGGGCAGCCCGCTATGGCCCCGATGCAGGGGGGGAATATGACCCCTCAGCCCGCACCGGCGCAAGCGGCACCGGTTACTTCAACCGTTCAGTATTAA
- the pepT gene encoding peptidase T, translating to MNQLQQKIYDRFVRYVAIDTTSDPLSTVTPTTASQMSFAHMLAQEMKTVGFTEVEVDEYGFVTGLLPANTDKKAPVIGLFAHMDTVCDYSGKDIRPQLHPNYDGGTLTINADKKMYLTPQTAPKLNLCIGDDIITADGNSLLAGDDKIGIATIMTLAEYLTQHPEIKHGPIKAAFTIDEETGTGIAYFNIEKFGADFAYTVDGSTLGDIDCGNFNADTVTLHIIGKTCHPGSAKGFMANPVRIAADIISSWPEDKLPETTEGEEGFVLFKDIEGGLDKVVVKGIVREHDLAKFENLKKMLEELVAEKRQKYPAAKIEVEFKKQYRNMREILKERPQAMELLEKALNENHVQYRLTQARGGTDGAQMSLRGLPTPNIFAGYENPHGPYEWISLGWVEKAFRVLESIVKDAVK from the coding sequence ATGAATCAATTACAGCAAAAAATTTATGACCGTTTCGTCCGCTATGTGGCCATTGATACCACCAGCGACCCCCTCAGCACCGTAACGCCTACCACCGCCAGCCAAATGTCCTTTGCGCATATGCTGGCGCAGGAAATGAAAACCGTCGGATTTACCGAGGTGGAAGTGGATGAATACGGCTTTGTAACCGGGTTGCTGCCGGCCAATACGGATAAGAAGGCGCCTGTAATTGGTCTTTTTGCCCATATGGATACCGTTTGCGACTACAGCGGCAAAGACATCCGCCCGCAGCTTCACCCCAATTATGACGGCGGCACCCTTACCATTAACGCCGATAAAAAAATGTACCTTACCCCGCAAACGGCTCCCAAATTGAATTTGTGCATTGGGGACGATATTATTACGGCAGACGGCAATTCCCTGCTGGCGGGCGATGACAAAATCGGCATTGCCACCATCATGACGCTGGCCGAATACTTAACGCAGCACCCCGAAATTAAACACGGCCCAATCAAAGCGGCTTTTACCATTGACGAAGAAACCGGCACCGGTATTGCCTATTTTAACATTGAAAAATTCGGCGCGGATTTTGCCTATACCGTAGACGGTTCCACCTTAGGGGATATTGACTGCGGCAACTTTAACGCCGATACGGTTACCCTGCACATTATCGGCAAAACCTGCCATCCGGGTTCGGCCAAGGGCTTTATGGCCAACCCCGTGCGGATTGCGGCGGATATTATTTCCTCCTGGCCGGAAGACAAACTGCCCGAAACCACCGAGGGCGAAGAAGGGTTTGTGCTGTTTAAAGATATAGAAGGCGGCCTGGATAAAGTGGTGGTAAAAGGAATTGTGCGCGAGCACGATTTGGCCAAGTTTGAAAACTTAAAAAAGATGTTGGAAGAATTGGTAGCCGAAAAGCGCCAAAAATATCCGGCGGCAAAGATTGAAGTGGAATTTAAAAAGCAATACCGCAATATGCGGGAGATTTTGAAAGAACGCCCGCAGGCTATGGAATTGCTGGAAAAAGCGCTGAATGAAAATCATGTGCAGTACCGCTTGACGCAGGCCCGCGGCGGTACAGACGGCGCGCAGATGAGCTTGCGCGGCTTGCCCACGCCCAACATCTTTGCCGGGTATGAAAACCCCCACGGGCCGTATGAATGGATTAGCTTAGGCTGGGTGGAAAAAGCCTTCCGCGTGCTGGAGAGCATTGTCAAAGACGCGGTAAAATAA
- a CDS encoding LEA type 2 family protein, which yields MKKLWLLFTAAVLLTACASVDETENLANCKFALRSVELTNYNLTSFDFDVIIAITNMNRKQAASLKRFEGELTVNEDKMADVTLDEMKIEPNATKNAKAQLNVPMTAFNSKLLGLISMGSATLDYHLTGTMYFEGPLGTEIPVPVDIGRMGSYN from the coding sequence ATGAAAAAACTATGGTTGCTTTTTACCGCCGCCGTCTTGCTGACGGCCTGCGCCTCGGTAGACGAAACGGAAAATTTGGCCAACTGCAAATTCGCTCTTAGAAGCGTGGAACTGACTAATTACAATTTAACCTCGTTTGATTTTGACGTGATTATCGCCATTACCAATATGAACCGCAAACAAGCGGCCTCGTTAAAACGCTTTGAGGGGGAATTGACCGTAAACGAAGACAAAATGGCCGACGTAACGCTTGATGAAATGAAAATAGAACCCAACGCTACCAAAAACGCCAAGGCCCAACTGAATGTGCCGATGACGGCTTTTAACAGCAAGCTGCTGGGGCTTATCAGCATGGGCAGCGCCACGCTGGACTATCATTTGACGGGTACCATGTATTTTGAAGGGCCGTTGGGAACGGAAATCCCCGTACCGGTGGACATTGGCCGCATGGGTAGTTACAACTAA
- a CDS encoding FeoB small GTPase domain-containing protein, producing MEKENSRSLYQVKPGQTAQIKEIQTDSKMAAKLAAMGLVHGQFVTRKPGSSPVVVSVSGTEVAIGRETAKKILVDAKKNTFLLAGNPNVGKSLIFSRLTGIGIISSNFPGTTVGLNYGQTQFGGEPYEIIDIPGLYRLEEEWVIEGRKHNLFKELEYDFIVCVADASHLERNLYFLLEIMQLKKPVILLLNKFDEAQRKGIQIDVKQLEKLLGIPVIAAVATTGEGLKELAFQASRIASHKMPESPLMVPPTPEGKWHAIGHIIHKVQTVKHKHATFWEKLQGWATTPATGLPIALAVLVLSFFLVRFVGENLIALLDPLYENYYIPFLQHLLAPIKDNTLGMLLMGDGVKYFGILTEGLHIALIEVMSYVLAFYALLGFLGDLGYLPRLAVLLDSLLHKIGLHGYGSLPIMLGFGCKVPAVMGIRILETRRERIIALALILVLAPCISQTAMIISILSPYGLKYMLIVFFALFINGILAGTVLNKLMKGETPELFMEIPSWQIPQLRPLLRKLWIRMREYLFDALPLILFGVLFVDLMQFSGLTDWIAKIARYPVEFVLGLPAETTPLLILGFLRKDISIALLEPFNLPPAELVVACVFMAMYLPCIATFFVMLRESGWKDTLKVIALTLSLAFATAFVLRMILG from the coding sequence ATGGAAAAAGAAAATTCCCGTTCCCTCTATCAGGTAAAACCGGGCCAAACGGCCCAGATTAAAGAAATCCAGACGGACTCCAAAATGGCCGCCAAGCTGGCTGCCATGGGGCTCGTCCACGGGCAGTTTGTTACCCGCAAACCCGGCTCCAGCCCAGTGGTGGTAAGCGTATCCGGCACGGAAGTGGCCATCGGACGCGAAACCGCCAAGAAAATTTTGGTGGACGCCAAAAAAAACACCTTTCTGCTGGCCGGAAACCCCAATGTGGGAAAGAGCCTGATCTTCTCGCGTTTAACGGGGATCGGCATCATTTCCTCCAATTTTCCCGGTACGACGGTGGGCCTGAACTACGGGCAAACCCAATTTGGCGGCGAACCGTATGAAATTATAGACATCCCCGGCCTCTACCGCTTGGAAGAAGAGTGGGTGATTGAAGGGCGCAAACATAATTTATTTAAAGAGCTGGAATACGATTTTATCGTGTGCGTGGCGGATGCTTCCCACCTGGAACGCAATTTGTACTTTTTGCTGGAAATTATGCAGCTTAAAAAACCGGTTATTTTGCTGCTTAATAAATTTGACGAAGCCCAGCGAAAAGGGATTCAAATTGACGTCAAACAACTGGAAAAGCTGTTGGGCATTCCGGTTATTGCGGCGGTAGCCACCACGGGCGAAGGGTTAAAGGAACTTGCTTTTCAGGCTTCGCGCATTGCTTCGCATAAAATGCCGGAAAGCCCGCTGATGGTTCCCCCTACCCCGGAAGGCAAATGGCACGCCATCGGGCATATTATCCACAAAGTGCAGACGGTCAAACACAAACACGCCACTTTTTGGGAAAAGCTGCAGGGCTGGGCGACTACGCCCGCAACCGGCCTGCCGATTGCATTGGCGGTGTTGGTACTGTCGTTCTTTTTGGTGCGTTTTGTGGGCGAGAACTTGATTGCCCTGCTAGACCCGCTGTATGAAAATTACTATATTCCTTTCCTGCAGCACCTGTTGGCCCCCATTAAAGACAATACGCTGGGCATGCTGCTGATGGGCGACGGCGTAAAATACTTTGGCATCCTGACCGAGGGACTGCATATTGCCTTGATTGAAGTGATGTCTTACGTGTTGGCCTTTTATGCGTTGCTGGGCTTTTTGGGCGATTTGGGCTACCTGCCGCGGTTGGCGGTATTGCTGGACAGTCTGCTCCACAAAATCGGGCTGCACGGCTACGGATCACTGCCGATTATGCTGGGCTTTGGGTGCAAAGTGCCGGCGGTAATGGGCATTCGCATTTTGGAAACCCGCCGGGAGCGGATTATTGCGTTGGCGCTTATTTTGGTGCTGGCGCCGTGTATCTCGCAGACGGCAATGATTATTTCCATTCTTTCGCCGTACGGGCTGAAGTATATGCTCATTGTGTTTTTTGCGCTGTTTATTAACGGCATTTTGGCCGGGACGGTGCTTAATAAACTGATGAAAGGCGAAACGCCGGAGCTGTTTATGGAAATCCCTTCCTGGCAAATTCCGCAACTCCGCCCGCTGCTGCGGAAGTTGTGGATTCGGATGCGGGAATACCTTTTTGATGCGCTGCCGCTTATTTTGTTTGGCGTGCTGTTTGTGGATTTGATGCAATTCTCCGGATTAACCGATTGGATTGCCAAAATCGCCCGCTATCCGGTGGAGTTTGTGCTGGGGCTGCCGGCGGAAACGACGCCGCTGCTGATTTTGGGTTTTTTGCGCAAAGATATTTCCATTGCCCTGCTGGAGCCGTTTAATCTGCCGCCTGCGGAGCTGGTGGTGGCGTGCGTATTTATGGCGATGTATCTGCCGTGTATTGCCACGTTCTTTGTGATGCTGCGCGAAAGCGGCTGGAAGGACACGCTTAAAGTGATTGCGCTGACGCTCTCGCTGGCGTTTGCAACGGCGTTTGTCCTGCGGATGATTTTAGGGTAA
- a CDS encoding indolepyruvate ferredoxin oxidoreductase subunit alpha — MAYKVNPDVCINCGACESACPVTAISEVEGKRKIDETKCIECGACAGTCPVSAIAL, encoded by the coding sequence ATGGCTTATAAAGTAAACCCGGACGTCTGCATTAACTGCGGTGCTTGCGAATCCGCCTGCCCCGTTACCGCCATCAGCGAAGTTGAAGGCAAAAGAAAAATTGACGAAACCAAATGCATTGAATGCGGCGCCTGCGCCGGCACCTGCCCGGTCAGCGCGATTGCTCTGTAA
- a CDS encoding ankyrin repeat domain-containing protein — protein sequence MKKIGFVFVFALAALPLCAQTAQNTNDSYTGYEGLVLGERTPRSATDTIADQATQVPGDIYRGTLFGAEQKKYEGDTLGNRPRPTTKFVYDTSLVRAIKISDADRVRTLMYANVDVNEKNYAGITPLTIAAEKGNMEIIKMLVEDGNALVNEASSYGVTPLIAAAAAGNDEAVAYLVEQGANVSAKDDWGKTALIYAATLDNPKLVSSVIKLDKTAVNLPDNLGNTALIYAAQKGLLDNMKILLANGANANYRNPATGISAISAAAAEGNSAAIRMLVRTGKADVNISDLSGRTPIFYAVEQNQEDALRTLLSLGADVNAQDNNGVSVLMRASAKNRQDCVNILLRQKGINPNLKDFQDRTALIYSVYADELAPTQALLKAGADLNVRDSSQNTPLMSAIKAKNDRAALFFIQQGAELTAVNSSGENAFMLTEEYLPNSMTANVLKVKKAESYQDALQLQAQKLAEVRTLEQQLAQEEARVKELQEQQAAKAQQEAQAKEAALRAKLEAEYQEKAAQAMQNDPELIRLQQQLDAAKAQRQAAMQEEIDRKVEEQLNKTDAPAPSVLTENAPAK from the coding sequence ATGAAAAAAATAGGATTCGTTTTTGTTTTTGCATTAGCCGCCCTTCCGCTCTGCGCCCAAACCGCGCAGAACACGAACGACAGCTATACAGGGTATGAAGGCTTGGTATTGGGTGAGCGCACCCCGCGCTCCGCTACGGATACCATTGCCGACCAGGCGACGCAAGTGCCGGGGGACATTTACCGCGGAACCTTGTTCGGCGCCGAACAGAAAAAGTACGAAGGGGATACGCTGGGCAACCGCCCGAGGCCGACGACGAAGTTTGTATACGACACGTCTTTGGTGCGCGCCATTAAAATCAGCGATGCAGACCGCGTGCGCACGTTGATGTATGCCAATGTGGACGTAAACGAAAAGAACTACGCCGGCATTACCCCGCTGACCATTGCCGCCGAAAAAGGCAATATGGAAATTATTAAAATGCTGGTGGAGGACGGCAATGCGTTGGTAAATGAAGCCTCCAGCTACGGGGTAACCCCGCTGATTGCCGCGGCCGCCGCCGGAAATGACGAAGCGGTAGCTTACCTGGTGGAGCAAGGGGCCAACGTCAGCGCGAAAGACGATTGGGGCAAAACGGCTTTGATTTACGCCGCCACTTTGGATAACCCCAAACTGGTTTCCAGTGTCATTAAATTGGATAAAACGGCTGTCAATTTGCCGGATAATTTAGGCAATACCGCTTTGATTTATGCGGCGCAAAAAGGCTTGCTAGACAATATGAAAATTCTGCTTGCCAACGGCGCCAACGCCAATTACCGCAACCCGGCTACCGGCATATCGGCCATTTCCGCCGCCGCGGCTGAAGGCAACAGTGCGGCCATCCGCATGTTGGTGCGGACGGGGAAAGCGGACGTAAATATCTCCGACTTATCCGGGCGGACGCCTATCTTCTACGCCGTAGAACAAAATCAGGAAGACGCCCTGCGCACGCTGCTTTCGTTGGGAGCGGACGTAAACGCCCAGGATAACAATGGCGTGTCCGTGTTAATGCGCGCCTCGGCCAAGAACCGCCAGGACTGCGTAAACATTTTGCTGCGCCAAAAAGGCATTAACCCCAACTTGAAGGATTTTCAAGACCGCACCGCCCTGATCTACAGCGTATACGCCGATGAGCTGGCCCCGACGCAGGCGCTTTTAAAAGCGGGTGCGGATTTAAATGTGCGTGACAGTTCGCAAAATACGCCTTTGATGAGCGCCATCAAAGCCAAAAATGACCGCGCCGCGCTGTTCTTTATCCAGCAGGGAGCGGAATTAACGGCCGTCAACTCCTCGGGCGAAAACGCCTTTATGCTGACGGAAGAATACCTGCCCAATTCCATGACGGCCAACGTGCTGAAAGTGAAAAAAGCGGAATCGTATCAGGACGCCCTGCAGCTGCAAGCCCAAAAATTGGCCGAAGTACGCACGCTGGAGCAGCAGCTGGCGCAAGAAGAAGCCCGCGTGAAAGAATTGCAGGAACAGCAAGCCGCCAAAGCCCAGCAGGAAGCGCAAGCCAAAGAAGCGGCCCTGCGCGCCAAACTGGAAGCGGAATACCAAGAAAAAGCGGCCCAGGCCATGCAGAACGACCCGGAACTCATCCGCCTGCAGCAACAGCTGGACGCTGCCAAAGCCCAACGCCAAGCGGCTATGCAGGAAGAAATTGACCGCAAGGTGGAAGAACAGCTTAACAAAACGGACGCACCGGCCCCTTCCGTCTTAACGGAAAACGCGCCTGCCAAATAA
- a CDS encoding FGGY family carbohydrate kinase produces MENKRFIVAIDLGTSGVRAFAVGPEGTVQAQRSAALAPARPQEGLSEYEVDTLLQTQKRVLDDLLDDIGPQRVLALAVTCQRSTVVLWDKKTARPLAPVLTWEDGRAYAQAQRAEISQEEVHTLTGLYKTPYFSAPKITWCLQNIPAVRQAAQAGTLAAAPVASYLIWHLTNGKTFAADATLAQRMLLWDLHTQNWSDKLCRAFSVPREILPQLKPSVGDYGAYAYKGVSIPIRACMGDQQASVAFMDISPEQACINYGTGAFFLYNTGVQKPVLLPGMLTSVSASPADGKASFLLEGPVNAAGSVLQWLQAQGIAFDAPETEALCQTARNPVWFFPALGGLGAPYWDFALSPVAAGLSPRTRKADWVAGAVRSIAFLMTDIAAYVQKNGFKILSPLKASGGLSQVQWLLQQQADLLQKEITPLQEAESTVLGAARLAAAGSGVDTRAWRPKTDEKIYPAVSSAESGALYRKWNAFADWCKKNPAR; encoded by the coding sequence ATGGAAAATAAACGCTTTATCGTGGCGATTGATTTGGGAACCTCCGGCGTGCGTGCATTTGCCGTGGGGCCGGAAGGCACCGTGCAGGCCCAGCGCAGTGCGGCGCTGGCTCCCGCACGCCCGCAGGAAGGCCTTTCCGAATACGAAGTCGATACCCTGCTGCAAACCCAAAAGCGGGTATTGGACGATTTGTTGGATGACATCGGCCCGCAGCGGGTGCTGGCGCTGGCGGTTACGTGCCAACGCTCCACCGTCGTATTATGGGACAAAAAAACGGCCCGTCCGCTGGCCCCCGTGCTGACGTGGGAGGACGGCCGCGCCTACGCCCAGGCACAACGGGCGGAAATTTCGCAAGAAGAAGTTCACACCCTGACGGGGCTATATAAAACGCCCTATTTTTCGGCTCCTAAAATTACATGGTGCCTGCAAAATATACCGGCCGTCCGCCAAGCGGCGCAAGCCGGCACGCTGGCGGCCGCGCCGGTGGCTTCGTATTTGATTTGGCACCTGACGAATGGTAAAACATTTGCGGCGGATGCTACGCTGGCCCAGCGGATGTTGCTGTGGGATTTGCACACGCAAAACTGGAGCGACAAATTGTGCCGGGCGTTTTCCGTGCCGCGCGAAATTTTGCCGCAGTTAAAACCCAGCGTAGGCGATTACGGCGCGTATGCGTACAAAGGGGTTTCCATTCCCATCCGCGCCTGTATGGGCGACCAGCAGGCCTCGGTGGCGTTTATGGATATCAGCCCCGAACAAGCCTGCATCAATTATGGAACGGGAGCGTTTTTCCTGTACAATACGGGCGTGCAAAAGCCGGTGTTGCTGCCCGGAATGCTGACGTCCGTCTCCGCTTCGCCTGCGGACGGAAAGGCTTCATTTTTATTGGAAGGCCCGGTCAATGCGGCGGGAAGCGTGCTGCAGTGGCTGCAGGCCCAAGGCATTGCGTTTGACGCCCCGGAAACGGAGGCTTTGTGCCAAACGGCCCGCAATCCCGTCTGGTTTTTCCCGGCGTTAGGCGGTTTGGGCGCCCCGTATTGGGATTTTGCCCTCTCGCCGGTGGCGGCGGGTTTATCCCCCCGCACCCGCAAAGCCGATTGGGTGGCGGGCGCCGTGCGTTCCATTGCTTTTTTGATGACGGATATTGCGGCTTACGTGCAAAAAAACGGATTTAAAATTCTCTCTCCGCTAAAGGCTTCGGGCGGTCTTTCGCAAGTGCAATGGCTGCTGCAGCAGCAGGCGGATTTGCTCCAAAAGGAAATAACCCCCTTGCAGGAAGCCGAAAGCACGGTGTTGGGGGCGGCGCGGCTGGCGGCGGCCGGAAGCGGGGTGGATACCCGCGCGTGGCGGCCGAAAACGGATGAAAAAATATATCCGGCTGTTTCTTCGGCGGAATCGGGTGCCTTGTACCGAAAATGGAATGCTTTTGCGGATTGGTGCAAAAAAAATCCGGCCCGCTAA